One Populus nigra chromosome 16, ddPopNigr1.1, whole genome shotgun sequence genomic window, CAAAAACTTGGCTGACCCAGTTGACTCGATGACTCAACAATATCTAGTTGTAACCCgttgactatttattttttttaaccaaaacgatgttgttttgatttataaaaaaaatttagggttGACCCAGTCAAAACCAATGACCTGAGCCTTGGGTCGGGTCAACCACCAGGCCAGGTTTAAAAACACTGATTTTAATtcctgtttattttatttgaaatgatttatataattgaaaatgttttgcaatttcaacatcttttttttatttgtcagatttaatctccattcttttgattgttatttattttatttgatataatttttaaaattaattgtttttatgatttcattctctttcagatttttttcctatcaaatttgattcacAATCATTTtattgctatgtttttttttaattttatccttaaacattaaattagttgtgaattgagttttttaattgagtatGAGTCTAGGATTTTATGAGTTGCAAGTTTAGGAgatcaatttcaaattcttttttttttagttcatattttcttagttttattCGTCATCATTTATTTAATGGGAGATTGAActctgctatttttttatttgcttcctaCAGGATATTTcactagttttaaaaataacttgggtTATCTtgggtctttttatttgtcgatcttaaacataaatttaaatttttaaaagaaattttgtttctaaactaaactaaattaatttattaaataaaagcatGAGATACTCatatcatgatattttatttggtttgcttTTCATATCATTGCTCTAACAACACGGtagatttttttggtgttgtcGTGCAGCCTTTCACAATGACTTTAGAATTGTCTCAGTGAGCTCTTTTTGACAGTGAAACAATGTCCGCGGTAGAATGATAGCGAGTCTCCAAcatacttttctttctttttcttccaggTATGAtattgacaatatattttttatagttaattattgtcaaaaaaatttgtTCGCTTTTATTTAATGTCGATGTTTGTTTTctctaatcatattattaaattaactaaatttattgAACTTGGTTAAGTCAATGATTCGAGTGTcagatttttcttgcttttttaaaaatattaaatttgtttgaacatattttttttacattaaataaattttgactcAATCCATAACGTAGCCTAGAACGTAGCTCGGACCACTAGTATATTCTCCAagctcacctttttttttttaattaggatgGACAAAGGtggaactaaataaaaatattcttatagtTTTTCTCAATAGTGcatgattaatttgttttagtgccataactttttttatgatgtaaaaatattgtttatatttcttccttttaataagtattttatagttttttattgtaCAATGGTTCACGAAAAGAGAAAATGTTGATGTTTTTCATGTATAACAggtgttaattattatatatattaaaaaaagttcaagGTTGATATTtcttacaataataataataaaaaagagccaGAACCTACAATTTTCGAAgcataaatatttgaaattcgATCATTTAATTATGAAAGTACAGATAGCTAAACtaaatggaaaaaagaatagcatcttaattaacattaacattttcttcttcttcttcaagattTTGAATTCTCCTTGAAAACACTCAAGCCTAAAGAAAACTGGACAtggtattattttcattttatccaatatatataataaacacTCATACACACACTCTGCTCAAGAACATGTGGGAGCGAGAACGATTGGCTTGAGAGCTTATAATATATACCAGCAAGCTgtgaaaaataacaacattgaCTCTACAAATTCTTAATATGCAGCCAAAACCTTACAAAAACCAGGAACATGCATGCATCGTCTCTAATTCCCAATAAATTTCTCCATGTATCGGTCCAGGCACGACAGTACTCATGCATGAAtggccaataaaaaaaacaccagcaGTACTATGTTAGGTCtcatatatatgataaaataaatctgGTAAGACCTGCACGTTGCGTAGGGttatcgtaaaaaaaaaaactggttagGCAACTTTAAAGGAACCTTTCTAGCTCATATGCATGCATGGGCCAGGACCCTGGCGAAGAACAATGGTGCTAGAGGTGCTTAGTTGGAGTCCATGTATATAAATCATTGTCCTCACTGACCTCTATCACCACCTCACCACTGCAGACTACTGGCATTGTTGATTATTATAGGCAAGTTATTTATATCGAATTAGCTAAATGTGGATATATAATGTAATAACcttcaatgaaataaaatatctttaaatttctCACAAGCCTTATATGCATAGTTGTTAGATTTAGTCTGGTACCAACCCAATTTAGGGTTTAGATCGCTGGTTGCTAAATCAATTATCAGGTTAGTAGGTCGAATgtcttttataaaaagataaaaaaaaattatcactgaCATGGTTGGATCTTACTTGAATTTTATTgcgttatttaaattattacttgaCATATTAAAGGTATAACTCAACTGGTTAGACcctgaatttattttctaaaaattatttattcgaGTCCTACAAACCTTAGAGCTACTAAAGACTTATATAAAAGCttgttaaattaatcaaaatacatacaagtttatttaaatacctatattaataataataaaaatatcagagTTAAATAACTCTGCCTCCGTACATGCAGCTTCCTCGATTGCTATCACGTTATCACTTTAATCTTGAAATTCAGACCCCATGATTTTAAGTGGAACAATCTAGATGGGGTCCAAAACAATTAGATTTAACACTCTATCTATGGATCTGGTGCTGAAGGGCGAGAGGGTTCAGATCCCATCTCCACActacttttttaaattcaataattaatataaatttccaagtcgaagaaaaataaattattacttGCACTTTTTAGATGAAAAGAGAGCTTAATATTCAAAAGGTctgggaataaaaaataaataaattcaagcatctttatttttcttggctGGAAAGGTAATCGAGCGAGATAAAATATAGAGCAACTTTCATCAATGCATGCAGCTTGTTCATGATAGCCTATGCAGTCAAGAGAATCAACCTTGCACATGCATCTGATGTTTTAAAAGCTCTCTTCCTCGCCTCAACTAGAGATTTATTCCCAGTTCTTTTGTTTTATCCTGTTAAAAATAACGatataagaataaattaaaccataaaatattgttttttttattgtatattgtGAAGATATGCAAACCGAATAAAGCTATTATATTATAATGTGATGATAAAATGAATCTatcatcattcaacttttttgttaaattttcttGAGTCATGGGGAAAAATCATCATTACACACGTTCAAAGAAACAATGTGTTTTTACTGTGAAGCtacaattaatgtttttctaaggaCAGTATATGTATGTTTTTATTAGGGGTTTTAGCTTCTTGAAATGGCATGGATAACTTTAAATTtaagcatggagtttttcttataaaaaaataatgtgcttgaattataaaacaaaatatcatgtatattatatttgtattttagttTTACTTGTATCAAGATTGAATCCTATCTTGTGTAACTATCTATTTaggagtgtggttgcggttgttttttaaaatatttttcgtgtcgaaatgtattaaaataattttttttatattttttataaattatttttaaaattagcgtattaaaacgattcaaaacatgtaaaacaattaatttttagcaatatttttttatataaaaaatgacctGCACATCATTCCTAAATGATACCTACATCACCTATACTTATATGATAATATATGcaccttttttttgtgtttatcatTTCTCTTTAAATTTGACCTCCAACCATAATACGATGAATAAACCTGCTTTCTGGGTGAAccaatattttgaaaatctatTATTAGCTTTTTAGAGAAATTATTATAGGAACTTATTTCATCATCTAAAACTATGACCAAATCAATAAAGTTTTTACACATTATTTTATGATGAATACATtaataattactttgttttataattataaataaatattatttctataaaATGTGAAAGGATTCATATTCTAATTAAATGTGAtttactaaatatatatatacacgataTAGAcaaatctaattatttataatagttCCTAGCCGTTGGTCCATGATTCTAGATATCATATCAAATTCATATAACAATCTCTGAGCTTTGcaatattattttcttgcaacataaagtttaatgacataaaatatgaaatgaCAATCCCTTTTCCTAATGTCGGCACAACACCACGAACAAGGATGTGCAAAGCCTTTAAATAGAATTTTGCATATTCCGGAAATCCAGGTTTTATGTTGGAAATCGCCATTATAATTCACTTTAAGGTTCAACACTGAAATCAATCACAtcttactttcttttttaattttttatttgatgggaAGTGCTTcgcatcttctagttttttctcGAGagattttcatatttaataattgAGTTAGGTGTCATATCTTTGATTTAAAATGCAATAAGGACGACTTTAAATTCCTATAGTTTTGGATAATAACCTTAACCAAACATTTAACGTGCCTGTATGCTAAATTAATTAGCATAACACTATACAACTCTAATCTTTTAACTTGGTCTTCTTAGGACAATAACCTTGCGTTTTCTCTAAATTACTGactatgaaatatattttcatattccatAGTCTTGTTTTAAGGGAAAAGCCTGACTCTATGGGCTCGCTTTAGAAAACGCATTtgagtctatttttttttccttacctcTAATGgggtttaaataacttttctCGAGCCCAACTCTCTATTCTAGATCCCATGCAGGTCCCTTGATATTTTACACTGatttaatacatattattttgagtagaacATAATTCAAAATATCGTAAGGATGAATTTACTTTCCAGCCCTCCTCTCCATAAAAGTACAAGACTCATGAGCTACAAATACACCATAAATCCTTCAAACTCAAGGTTCAAAATCTCTTCATTCATAACATTTTCAACATACATATTCTCAGAGTCTATCtatctaaaatttcttttaactttttgtcTCTATAAAGTTACTGACTTAAGCATCAAAGAGTTTCCATATCTATCAAAGAGGACCTTTTACTAGCCACATTGGCTTACCTAGCACCATGAGTTACTAATTACTAACCACATAGGCTTTTCATATCAAGCTACCAATGGATTACATTGCTTGAACCAAAAGATTAATCAATTATCTAATATACTAACCTTATTCCTAAGCATTTTGGATTTTGGAGCTCATTAATTGACGTTGTATTTGGAAAACTGATAAAAAGACCATCAGTTtctaaaactttttttctcaCATTTCTAGATTATTTCATGGCACACAACCAAGACACATGTAGGTCAGGACTTACCACAAATACTCCTACCTATCCATACTTTCAACAACTCATCAGTTAGGTGTAACTCCTCGCTTAGACCATGTTAAAAACCCAAGGAAAAAGTCAAACCTTACCACCCCAACAAGTTTTAACACTCTCAACAATACACAACGCCCAAGTGCCATAGCTACTGGCCGTACCAGTCGCCCGTATACAATTACACTACCTAAAAGAGACTAAACAAAATGACAATCATAAGAGTCCTTTAAAGGGTCACTTGCGTCATTGTGGTACCCATGACCAAACCAAACTAAACAAAATGACATGATGGAGCATGTATAAAATATGCATGGTAGCTTAAAGTTGGTTGTCCAGGAAAGTGACTCAATGTGCAGAATCTTTTTCATAACCTTTTTGGGATCTGCACGTGCTTAGTATAATAGTTTGGAGCCAAGCTCCATTGAAGGGTTTTGTGGCCTCTATGCCAAGCTAGTGACATGTTTCAATACCGACATGCCAGCCAAGAAAAGCTCTACAGAGCTATTTGGCATTACCTAATAAGAGGGTAAGTCTACTTGGACATATCCGAAGAGGTTCAATAAGGAGATGTTTACGGTGGAAGAATTGTTTAAGTCAATAGCCTTAGAAGCCTTGATAAGAGGGGTAAAAGAACATACCCTTTGAAGAAAACTTTATGTCTTACCAGACTAAAACTTGTTTAAGGTGAAGCAAGTAATGGAAAACCACGTATGAGTGGAAGATGTTAATTTGCTATGACATGAATCTCCTTACTTTTACAAGGACAATCATTATGAGGGAACTTCCAAACAAAATCATTCTCCTAGTAAAAATGAAAGGTCAATGAAGAACTATGAGGGATCAACTCATAGAAACTAGTGTATCCTGATGATTTATAACTCTTTTGAATCAAAATAGGATTATCCATTCAAAGTTATTAAGGTAGTCAAAGCAAACACCTTGACTCCATTTCTAAGACATGTCCTTCTTAATAACCTCCACCATACTTATCACTCAAGTCAAATTTGGATTCATAATCCTCAATATagatgtaagtttttttttaaaaaataaaataatatatctctGACATACATTTGCTAATTACAAATCTCCAATAGAGGCTTCTAGTCACTCTCATTGAAGGGTTTTAACTTGATCTTCTTAGGGCAATAGCCCTATAATCTCTAAGTAATGGATATGAGGTCTCCCTATAGTAATGAAACATTATCCAGGTGATGTATAAGAGTCTTTCACCAATCTCCACATTTAtcaaagtgaatttttttacaAGTACCAACTACCTTAACTTGCCTGGTACCATTATCTACCAGCTACTAATCACCTGAGCTTTCTATATTAAACCACTAGACATCttgactataaaaaataaatcatgttacttgaataaaaaaattaactaattatctaatatatcaattttaaaattaaaaacatcttaaaattttaagattcaTTAATCAGCCTAGACTTTTTTAGaatgtgtttggcagtgtggtaatagttatttttcaaataactttttgtgccgaaatacatgccaatgatttttttttaaaaaaattatttttgatatcaacacatcaaaacaatctaaaacgtacaaaccatattaaatttaaaaaaaaatttaattttttttaaaaacacggtgCAAGAACATTCTTAGACAAAAGGATTAATGTAAAGGATTTTTAATCCTGACATGTAGATTTTCTTAAGACAAGACAACATGTtcaatatttatcaataaagtTCTTTTCAATAACACTGTACGAAAATTGTACTCCTTGGAGTTAGCTTTTGTATTCATTAAAACTACCgaatcaattaataataataaaaaatactaaatacatattttttcttaaacggAAGATGAAATGGATATAATCTCGACACGGACAGCGTCTCTTAAAGCAACATTGAAAGGgcaaaaagggaaaaagaaatcaagtggAAGCACTGAATTGGAATAATGGAAGGCAGGAGAAGGAGCATAAAAACGAGGATATGTTCGTTGATACCCACAGGATAGATATTGTAGGAATAAGAAAGGGGAGGGCTTTCCCTTCACAATTTGCCCACAGAAAACATGGCTGAGAAGTGGAAGAGTCAGTACCCACAATCATGGTCAGTCTCCTCTTTCTGCCCATACCACGTGCCACTCCCACCGTGGAGCGTGGGCTGCCGAGTTAGAAAGTGGAGAGCTTTTTGTCCTCAGGCCCGACAGCTTTAGGCCTACCATAAAGCTACTTATGAAAAACCCATCTCTTTCCatacattaataaaatcttactgtaattaattttaattacagTATCTGAtctgaatttatttaataaataaatttaatttacctggaagagataaaatttaattaattttattttcttcattatctttatcatcttctttttatttgtttaaaagactttgaaaaaaaataaataaaagaatattttaaaaaagttatttttaatattaattctctatttttataattgtaaataaggAGAATTAATCtctgatttaaaatttataaattaaattcaattcaaagtATTCCAAACATACCGTAAGTGATTTAACTATTAGTTATATATTACATAGGTTGTGTTTGAATAATATTCCATAATAGAAggaataaatatagaaaaaaacatacatacatatttgATTAAAGAGACAAAGATAGATAGacatatttttctctctctatattgtatatgtttttttttatcccaaaaaaataataaaataaaatactaattgttcaaatatatttaatatatattccaTATTAATACTGCACTGTATTTTactgaatattttatttacacGTTCACaagattttgatgtatttaataTTAATCATATGTTTCTTTGACCAAAATAGTACaccataatttattattatttttttaactaaaacagTCTGCCCTATAActgaaactaattttaaaatttataaaaaaaattaaaaatattttctaataaagtagtgaaaacaacaacaaaaaaaaacttaatgcaCGTGCGTATATAATTATTCACACACCCACACCCCTCCATATCCTCATATcccaaaaagataaaataaaatagaaaagaaataaaagatcacaaagtcaataaaataagtaatttaataataataataataataaaagtaaaaagatgtgaaaaaaagagagacaaacACTTCACTGCATCAACAAAAAGCTACGCATACCTAAATAACGCTATCCGTTATTTCTTTCCCATACTTTTGGCTCTTTCTATAACGGAATTTTCAATCTTCATTCATCATTACCAATATACCCTTCAATGAACCTACATTTACCCTATGTTAATGGACAAGAAAGGAGGTAATCTAGCCATAACAAAAATACAATGTGTTCAAGGTAGTTAAGTCATTTTGCAAGAAAACAATGGGTTTAATggtaatttaagaaaatatatgcgTGTATATATGGGCAGCTGTCTCTGCCACCCCACAAATCTCCCCATTGCCATCACCGTACCGTGGCTTAAACTTCAACCTctattctctctgttttttttttcaacatggaAGAGGGAGACCAAAAGGAGCTTCAGCTTCTCCCTTCACAGCTTTCcatagcttcttcttcttcctcgtcTTCTTTATTGGATTCTTCATTGAGGTACAAATCATCAGTGGTGTCtgatcaccaccaccatcacaaTCAGTTTGGAGGGCCATCACTGGACTTGCAACTATCGATAAGTGTGAGGCCAATCCAGGCACAATCTAACTGTGTTTTAACAGGTCCCATTTGTGATTTGAGCGATGTGAAGACGGATACGAGCTGCGTTGAGGCCTTGAAATGGCAGGCTGCTGAGCAAGTTAAATTGGCAGCAATTGAAAAGGCTTATGCAGAGAGAGTAAGGGACCTTACAAGGAGGGAGATGGAGTTGGCGCAGTCAGAGTTTGCAAGGGCTAGACATATGTGGCAAAGAGCTAGAGAGGAAGTGGAAAAAGCTGAGAGAATGAAAGAGAAAGCTACAAGGCAGATAGATTCTACGTGCATGGAGATCACTTGCCAGTCTTGCAGGCAAAGGTTCAAGCCTTGAATTGATATCATATCATGCCTTTATGAGATTGAGATGAACTTTTAAACCTTTCATGATGAAGAAAAGTTGGAGTTATTCTAGAGACAAAGTTATCGAGTCTGGATTATATTTGGGTATTGGATTCCTTCTATTTCTTCTTTCAACAATGGAGGGGATAAGATTGATGAAAAGCACACAGCATAAGTGGCAAGACTGAAAAGTTTCCAATGATAATGCCCATTCTGTATTTTATCATTTGTGATGTGTatgttgatgaaaaaaaattattggctgcaaaatttatttcaatgatGGGATGTTGCACTGcttttcaaaaaccaaaatggaaattatgaagaaaaaaatcaataatttgttactcataaaaaaagagaagattcTGTCTCTAGCCACTCGTTTCCATTTTTGAAGCATTTACGAAGGATTGATTCTCAAGACAACAGACAGCAATTGCCATTCAACAAGTTGCAATTTCAGCAAAGCTATAGAGGAAGACTTTGTGGCATAACCATGTTCCATCAGAAAATTATTTCTGTCTTTAGTTTCAAAGAAATTCAAGACTCTGTGCAATTTGTTGAATGAACCTGCACGAACCTTGGGATTTATAATTTGTAACAGATTGGTGATTACAGTCTCCTTGATATTTGCCTTCTCagcccttttcttctttcttgctCCCTTCAATAACAAACAATCATCTCCCAGATTGATATATACATGCATCAAGAATGAAATTTCTGTAGCAAGATTAGAAACTTTAATCTGTAATCACGAAATCAACCCCTTTCCCGGGTCAATAAAATCACTGGATTTTCCAGTTTGTTAAACCATAATTGCTCAGCGGAATGTCAAGGTGCATGACAAGGGATGCTGTATAGGCTTCCATGTCCTCTAACAATTAAGAAATAGACTCCTGAACCAGCTAAtccatatatattatatattctgcTGATGATAAATCAAGTACGGGAACCAATAGTAACCAAAGGATTAAGTTTATGGAGTTGGACTAGGCAGCTTGCCCTAAAATTTTGAGCTACAAGCTCAGAGAGAAGCAGTTTTTCGTAGCTCCTTTCAGTTTTTAGTGAGTTGGGACTTCACAGCCAAAATATTAAACCTATTAAGAACAAGTTCAACTCAATAATATCTGCGCAAGGAAGGAGGAGGGAATAGTGAGGCAGAAAGaatacaataatttattatctGCAAGTTCTGAGCAGCAGCCACCGAACACCAGAGTTGTGCTTGCAAGTAGAAGATTTGTAGTGGATGTGGATGTGGATGTGGATGTGGATGCTAGTGAAGCTCTAACACATAATGTGGGCTAAATGAGTCAAAACTGATGGCACACTAAGAACCTTGATTTTGATAGAAAGGCAAATGAATCAGAACAAAAAGCAAGTAATATCATCAAGATCAAGACAGGAGGTGCATAGGTAGCTGCATCCACTTGTATTCAACTTCTTAACTTTTGCTGATCAGAAACCAAACACCCACTATCTATGTCTGGGATCCAACAcaaaagaaacatttttttgGACAGGATGACACATTTCAATTGAAAGC contains:
- the LOC133675585 gene encoding zinc finger protein SHOOT GRAVITROPISM 5-like, giving the protein MEEGDQKELQLLPSQLSIASSSSSSSLLDSSLRYKSSVVSDHHHHHNQFGGPSLDLQLSISVRPIQAQSNCVLTGPICDLSDVKTDTSCVEALKWQAAEQVKLAAIEKAYAERVRDLTRREMELAQSEFARARHMWQRAREEVEKAERMKEKATRQIDSTCMEITCQSCRQRFKP